AACCTGATTGGCTCTGTTTTGATAAGCCGGAACAAGAGATTGTGCCTCTAAGCCATAATTTATTAATGAAAAGAGTAGAAGAGTAGTTAATTTTTTCACTTTTAAAGAAAGTTTTATATATCCGATAATTTTAGCAAATGTAGATAATAAAAAAATCCCGGGCAAAAAACCCGGGACTATATTGATAACAAAAATTCTACATTATTTTACTTGATCTACAACAGCTTTGAAAGCTTCAGGGTGATTCATTGCTAAATCCGCTAAAACTTTTCTGTTAAGTTCGATGTTGTTCTTTTTAAGAGCTCCCATAAATTGAGAGTAAGACATTCCGTGTACTCTGGCTCCCGCGTTGATACGAGTGATCCAAAGTGATCTGAAGTTTCTTTTCTTCTCTTTTCTACCACGGTAAGCATATTGCATTGCTTTTTCTACCGCGTTTTTAGCTACAGTCCAAACGTTCTTTCTTCTACCGAAAAAACCTTTAGCTTGCTTTAAAACTTTTTTTCTGCGAGCTCTTGAAGCTACGGAGTTTACTGATCTTGGCATAATTTAAATTGTTTTTTTGAAATGTGCGGTACCTGTTTCAGTACTCTTAGTGGCTCCATTTCAGGGTTAAATTGTTGAATTTGTTTTGAATTCTTATAAACCGAATATAGATTTATAAAAACTACTTAATGGCTAATTGACGTTGAACGCTTTTCTCATCCACTTTAGCTACATAAGAAGTGCTAGTAAGATTTCTCTTCTGCTTAGTTTCTTTTTTAGTTAAGATGTGGCTTTTGTAAGCATTTTTTCTTTTGATCTTACCTGTTCCAGTAAGAGCAAAACGCTTTTTAGCACCTGATTTCGTTTTTAATTTTGGCATTGTTTTGCTTTTTATGTTTTGTTATCAATATCTGTATTGGCTTCCTTACACGAATGTTTAGGAATAATAGTCTGCAAAATTACAAAAAAATATTGATACATGAAAGGAATTTTTGGGATAGAAAAAGAGTGGTGTAGCTTATTTTTTTGCCACGAATGCACGAATTTTCTATTTCCACAGATCGCACAGATTTTCACAGATGATGCCGTTGATTTTTTTATTGCTTCATCTTTCTGGTCTTTTATCAATAGAACGGCTTGGTGAGACTTAAAACGATTAGTAGTAAAGGACCTTAGAGAAATCTTTGTGTTCAAATAATAAAAGTATACGACAGGATTATCATTGGCTGAGTAGAACGCCGTTGCGAACGGAAAATCAGCAGTATCATTTAAAAATATCCTGGCGAACTTAGCGTTAGAAATAATGATTTGCCACGAATGCACGAATTTTCTATTTCCACAGATGCCACAGATTTTCCTTTATGCTGCTCATATTTTTATTGCTTCATCTTTCCAGTCTTTTATCGATAAAACGGTTTGGTGAGACTTAAAACGAGAGTTGTCAAAAAACTTGGCATGGCTTTGTGTTCAATATGTAAAGTGTAAAGAAAAGAATCTGCCTTATTTGCAAAATCTGCGAGAGCAAAAAAATTCATTTTACATGATCTAAACTTTTTTGCTTAGTCCCCAACTTTTGTACTTGATCTGTTTTGTATTGAATCCCTGTCTTCACCGCACTAAAAAACAAAAAACCTCAAAGTAATTTGAGGTTTGATATCGTAAATGAGACGGAATCCCGTCATAATACTTATTTAGCTGGTTTTTTAGGACTCATCATCATAATCATTCTTTTTCCTTCAAGCTTAGGAAGCTGATCTACTTTTCCAACGTGCTCTAGTTCCTGAGCTAGTTTTAGAAGCAAGATTTCTCCCTGATCTTTAAAGATAATCGAACGCCCTTTAAAAAATACGTAGGTCTTTAATTTTGAACCTTCTTCAAGGAATTTCTCAGCATGCTTTTTCTTGAATTCATAATCGTGGTCGTCTGTTTGAGGACCGAAACGAATTTCTTTTACAACTACTTTTACCTGCTTAGCTTTTAATTCCTTCTGCTTTTTCTTTTGCTCATACAAGAATTTTTTATATTCAAGTACTCTTGCAATAAACGGTTCAGCCTTATCTGAAATTACTACCAAATCCAACTCTTGTTCCGCAGCAATTTGTCTTGCTTTGTCGATTGGGTAGATTCCAGGCTCTACGTTATCGCCCACCAAACGAAGCTCTCTCACACGAATTTTATCGTTGATCAAGTGTAAGTCCTCCTGTACCGGACGTCTCTGTGGGCCCCTGTTGTTAAATCTTTGTGCTATTGTCTTAAATTTTATTGGTTAACTTTCTAATTTTTTTGAAATTAAAAGAGTAAAATATTAAAGATTGAAAAATTACGAAAGCGTAAATTAATCTTTTAATTATTGAATTTTTAATCTTTTAATTTCATTTTATATTGCTGCTTCTTTCTTGAAGTACGCTACGAAATCTTCTATGCTCATTGCTCCAAGATCTCCTTCACCACGTCTTCTTACAGAAATTGTGCCATCTTTTTCTTCATTTTCTCCTACGACAAGCATGAACGGAATTTTCTTCAATTCAGCATCGCGGATCTTCTTACCTGTCTTTTCGTTTCTGTCATCAATCAGACCGCTAATATCGTGATTTTCTAACAATTGTGAAACTTTTTTAGCATAATCCACATACTTTTCACTGATTGGAAGAATGGTAAACTGATCCGGACTCAACCATAATGGGAAGTCTCCGGCAGTGTTTTCAAGCAAAATTGCAATGAAACGCTCCATTGATCCGAAAGGTGCTCTGTGGATCATTACCGGTCTGTGTTTTTCATTATCGTTTCCGATATAATGAAGATCAAATCTTTCCGGTAAGTTATAATCTACCTGAATAGTTCCCAACTGCCATTTTCTGCCTAAAGCATCTTTCACCATGAAATCCAGTTTAGGACCATAGAATGCTGCTTCACCATACTCAACCACAGTTTTTAAACCTTTCTTTTGAGCTGCATTGATGATTGCATTTTCTGCTTTTTCCCAATTCTCGTCAGTTCCGATATATTTTTCTCTGTTTTCAGGATCTCTCAATGAAACCTGAGTCACGAAATCTTCAAAACCTAATGATTTGAAAACATAAAGAGTTAAATCAATTACTTTCTCAAACTCTTCAGAAAGCTGATCCGGAGTACAGAAAAGGTGAGCATCATCCTGAGTAAATCCACGAACTCTTGTTAAGCCGTGAAGCTCTCCACTTTGCTCATATCTGTAAACAGTTCCGAATTCTGCATATCTTTTCGGTAAATCTCTGTAGCTCCATTGTGAAGTTTTGTATATTTCACAGTGGTGAGGGCAGTTCATCGGCTTTAATAAAAACTCTTCCCCTTCGTTTGGAGTTTTAATCGGCTGGAAGCTATCTGCTCCATATTTATCCCAGTGGCCAGAAGTTACATACAATTCTTTAGCCCCAATATGTGGTGACATTACGAATTCATAACCTCCTTTTTTCTGAGCATCAGAAAGGAAATTTTCTAATTTTCTTCTCAAAGCAGTTCCTTTTGGTAACCATAATGGTAAACCGGCACCTACTTTTTCAGAGAACGCAAAAATCCCTAATTCTTTACCTAATTTTCTGTGGTCTCTTCTTTTAGCTTCTTCTAATCTTTCAAGATATTCTGTTAATTCTTTCTGTTTTGGGAAAGAAATACCATAAACTCTTGTTAACTGAGGATTTTTTTCATTTCCTCTCCAATACGCTCCGGCAGCATTTAAAATCTTCATTGCTTTTACGATATTGGTATTCGGAATATGCCCTCCACGACAAAGATCTGTGAAATCATCGTGTGTTACAAAAGTAATTTCTCCGTCATTAAGATTAGAGATCAATTCTACTTTATAAGGATTATCTGCATAAGTCTTTAACGCCTCTTCTTTAGAAACAGGATATAATGAGAATGTTGATCCTTTTTTAGCATTTTCCAATACTTTTTTCTCAATTTTCTCAAAGTCTTTTTCAGATAAACTTTCGTCACCGAAATCTACATCATAATAGAATCCGCTTTCGATTGCAGGACCGATGGTTAACTTAGCATTAGGATAAAACTCAAGGATAGCCTGCGCCAAAAGGTGGGCTGAAGAATGCCAAAAAGCCTTTTTTCCAAGATCATCGTTCCAGGTCAACAATTGTACCGTAGAATCCGTGGTTATAGGTGTGGTCGTCTCTACTTGTTTGTCGTTTACAACTGCGGAAATGGTGTTTCTAGCCAATCCCTCGCTTATAGATTTTGCCACATCTAGCGGAGTAACTCCCGCCTCGAATTCTTTGACACTACTGTCTGGAAGTGTAATTTTTATCATTGTTTACTAAGAAATTTTAAGTTGCAAAAATACGGAATTTTTATTTAAAATACTACATTCATGTGTATTTGAAGCGATATTTAATACTAAAAACTCCAGAAAATCGTTTTTATTAATTGTGAAATATTCAATGTTCTAATTATGAATAAGTTAAAAAACAGGTTAATGTTTTCTTTTATATCGAACTTTCTCTTTGATAATTTCAATCACATCTACATTTCTTACTTTAGAAAGCACCCAACCATGGATATCAATATAAAATAAGGAACGTCTGTAGTATTCATTTTCAGCGAAAACTTCTAATTTTTTGTCAAATTCTTTAAATGCTTCAAGCTGTTTATTTGGAAGAAGATTATTTAAATTCTTAAAAAACTGAATGCTTTCGTAATGAAATTCATCTGGTTTTTTCATCTTTTTGGTGAATTTTAAAGTTGCTTTTATAAATTCATCATAATCTTCATCATTTCCGGATTCGTGTTTTGCCATCAAAATCAAAATGCGGGTATGAAATAATAGATCTTCCTGAACATTTCCTTTAGATTCAATGACTTTTAAAGAATACTTAATAGATGTTTCAAACTTCTTGCTTCCGAAAAACATCGCCGCCATTTTCAGGTATAAAATCATGAAATGATGCTCGTCAATTTTATCTCGAAATTTCTCCATCTTAAGTTCAATTTCAGGAATTAATTTTGAACCTGTAAAGAATTCGCCCTTCACGAAGTGAATATTCATTAAAGTGTTGTAATACGTCATGAAAACAAGAAGTTGTGTATTTTCATTTTGAGTAAAACTTGAAGAGTGAACCGTTTTGTTAAATCGCTGAAAACTCTCTTCAAGAATATCGATATTTCCGTAGAGAAAAAGTATTTTTAATAGGTACGTATTTCCTTTGATATACCAAACGGGATGACTTACTATCATATCCGGATTTTTATGAAAAAGATCCACCCATTGGAAAGCATATTTCAAAGTATATTTATATTCCTGAAGCAATTGATTTTTCCAGACATGAGCTTTAAAATACCATAATTTTTCCGTAAAATTCAATTTTTCAAAAGCAATTTTTTGAATCTGAGTATTAAAAATTTCCATGATTTCAGCTCGGTCTTCATCATTTTTTACATAACCGTGTGTCAGCATTTCACTGTATAATTTCAGCGAAAGATTAGACAATTCTGTAGCATAATGATTCTGTTTACTGATTTCCGTAGATTGTTTCATCAATTCATCAGCGCGTCCTTCAATACTTCGTGTAATAAATTGAGATTCAATTACTTTTTCTAAATCAATGATTTCCGAAGCGATACTTTTTTCATCAAGTTCTAAAGCGGTTTGTTTTGTTTTATCTAAAATTTTTAAAGCCTGCTTGTAAAGTCCTTTTTGATATAAAATATTCGCGAAATCAAGTTGTTCGCGCAATTGTATTCTGTAATTCTGATGACTCGGGTTCATTCTTAAACTCACCAGAATCTGTTTGTATAAATGAGCTTTAAGATTAGATAATTGCTGTTTTGTAGAGATTTTTTTATTGATAATTATATTTTCATCATATTCCGTCATCTTATCCATTTCTGAAAAAAGAAGCAAAAATTTGGCATCTACATTAATCCCGAGACGATTGACATATAATTTAAACTGACGCTTTTCGGACGTCGTTAATGATTTTATCAGGACAAATAAAAAATCTTTGTGCAATTCTGCCATTGTAAATTTAAGGGATTTAAAATTTTGATTATCAAATAAATATATTTAAAATTCAATATTTTGAGTATTGTAATTTTTAAAGAGATCGAAAGTTAAAAAACAAATCAACTTTCTAGTTTTGGGTCAAAATTAAGTAAAAAACTTCATTATGAATTCCGAAAAAATTGAAATTTTTGATACCACATTGCGTGATGGAGAGCAAGTGCCGGGTTGTAAATTGAATACCGAACAGAAGTTGGTAATAGCAGAGCAACTGGACGAGCTCGGGGTGGATGTTATAGAGGCTGGTTTCCCAATTTCAAGTCCGGGAGATTTTCATTCCGTTTCGGAGATTTCTAAATTGGTGAGAAATGCCAGGGTTTGCGGATTAACAAGAGCGAACCAAAAAGATATTGATACAGCAGCAGAAGCTTTAAAGTTTGCTAAAAGACCAAGAATTCACACAGGAATCGGAACTTCTGATTCTCATATTAAATTTAAATTCAATTCGAATAGAGAAGATATTATTGAAAGAGCGGTTCAGGCGGTAAAATATGCTAAAACTTACGTTGAAGATGTTGAATTTTACGCTGAAGATGCCGGAAGAACGGATAATGATTATTTGGCAAGAGTTTGCGAAGCTGTCATAAAAGCCGGAGCTACCGTTTTAAATATCCCGGATACAACAGGTTACTGCTTGCCCGAAGAATACGGCGCAAAAATAAAATATTTGAGAGAAAATGTAACTGGCATTGACAAGGCGATTTTGTCTTGTCACTGTCACAACGATTTGGGATTGGCAACGGCGAATTCAATTTCGGGAGCGATCAACGGGGCAAGACAGATCGAATGTACCATCAATGGGCTTGGTGAAAGAGCTGGTAATACGGCTTTGGAGGAAGTGGTGATGGTTATTAAGCAACACAATCATTTAAAATTACATACTGATATCAACTCCAAAATGCTCAACCAAATGAGCGTTTTGGTTTCTGATCTGATGGGAATGGCGGTTCAGCCAAACAAGGCGATTGTTGGAGCCAATGCTTTCGCGCACAGCTCTGGAATTCATCAGGATGGCGTTATCAAAAACAGAGAAACGTATGAAATCATCGATCCTGCTGAAGTGGGTGTAAATGCTTCATCGATCATTCTTACAGCAAGAAGCGGACGCTCTGCGCTGGCTTACCGATTCAAACATATTGGTTTTGATGTAACTAAAAATGAACTTGATTTCTTATATCAGGAATTTTTGAAAGTTGCCGACGATAAGAAAGAGGTGAATAATGATGATTTAAGCATGATCATCGAAAACGTGACAAGAAAAATAGGATAATATTTCCTTGCAATTTAGATTAAACTATAATGAACAACGATAAAAAAACACTTTTTGATAAAGTCTGGGACGCTCATGTTGTAGAAACGATTCCTGACGGACCTCAAATTATATACATTGACAAACATTTGATTCACGAAGTGACAAGTCCACAGGCTTTTGCGGAATTGGAATCAAGAAATCTGGAGATTTTCAGACCGACCCAAATTGTGGCAACAGCCGATCATAATGTTCCGACGTTGGATCAGGATCAGCCGATTCGTGATGAGTCTTCCAGAAATCAAATAGAACAATTAACGCAGAATTGCCGTAAAAATAATATTGAATTGTATGGTCTTGGTCATCAATACCAGGGGATTGTTCATATCATCGCTCCCGAGTTGGGTGTTACTCAGCCGGGAATGAGCATTGTTTGCGGAGACAGTCATACTTCAACGCACGGCGCTTTTGGTTCGATTGCTTTTGGAATTGGGACGAGTCAGGTGGCACAGGTTTTTGCGAGCCAGTGTTTGTTGCTGAATAAGCCAAAGTCAATGCGTGTAAATGTGAATGGTAAACTGAATAAAGATGTTCAGCCAAAAGATGTGATTCTGTATGTGATCTCGAAAATCGGAACCGATGGCGGAACAGGATATTTCTGTGAATATGCCGGAAATGTTTTCGAAGAAATGTCGATGGAAGGGAGAATGACAGTTTGCAATATGAGTATCGAAATGGGTGCCCGCGGCGGAATGATAGCTCCTGATGAAACCACTTTTAACTATGTGAAAGGAAGAACTTTTGCGCCAAAAGGTGAAGAATGGGAAGAAAAAGTGGAGTATTGGAAAACGTTGAAAACGGATGATGAAGCGACTTTTGATGCTGAATTTTCTTTCGATGCTGCAGATATTTATCCGATGATTACCTACGGAACCAATCCGGGAATGGGAATTTCAATCAATCAAAATATTCCGACGCCACAAAATGAGTCTGAGGAAAAAGCCTTGAAATACATGGGTTTACATGCAGGGCAGTCTGTTTCGGATATTAAAGTCAATTTTGTGTTTATCGGAAGTTGTACGAATGCCAGAATTGAGGATTTCCGTTCTGCGGCTAATTATATCAAAGGGAAAAGCAAATCGGAACATGTTCAGGCTTTGATTGTTCCTGGTTCTCAACAGGTGGTAAAGCAGATTTTTGAGGAAGGTTTAGATAAAATCTTCAACGAAGCTGGTTTTCAGATCAGGCAGCCGGGATGTTCGGCGTGTCTGGCGATGAATGACGATAAAATTCCGGAAGGTGAATATTGTGTTTCTACTTCTAACCGAAATTTTGAAGGAAGGCAAGGACAGGGCGCAAGAACAATTCTCGCAAGTCCGTTAACGGCTGCAAAGGTGGCTATTGAAGGTAGAATTGCTGTTCTTGAAAATTATAACTGAAACCCTAGCCCCGATTGAAACGGCATCCTTTTGTGTAGCGAAGCGTAACAAAAGATATAGTGGAAAGCGGGATTCAGCTTCTGAAAATTAAAAAATAATTAAAACTATTTTGATCTAAAAAATGCAAAAATTAGTTATCCTAAAATCCCGCGCAATTCCGTTGCCGGTTGAAAATATAGACACCG
The sequence above is a segment of the Chryseobacterium sp. MYb264 genome. Coding sequences within it:
- the thrS gene encoding threonine--tRNA ligase codes for the protein MIKITLPDSSVKEFEAGVTPLDVAKSISEGLARNTISAVVNDKQVETTTPITTDSTVQLLTWNDDLGKKAFWHSSAHLLAQAILEFYPNAKLTIGPAIESGFYYDVDFGDESLSEKDFEKIEKKVLENAKKGSTFSLYPVSKEEALKTYADNPYKVELISNLNDGEITFVTHDDFTDLCRGGHIPNTNIVKAMKILNAAGAYWRGNEKNPQLTRVYGISFPKQKELTEYLERLEEAKRRDHRKLGKELGIFAFSEKVGAGLPLWLPKGTALRRKLENFLSDAQKKGGYEFVMSPHIGAKELYVTSGHWDKYGADSFQPIKTPNEGEEFLLKPMNCPHHCEIYKTSQWSYRDLPKRYAEFGTVYRYEQSGELHGLTRVRGFTQDDAHLFCTPDQLSEEFEKVIDLTLYVFKSLGFEDFVTQVSLRDPENREKYIGTDENWEKAENAIINAAQKKGLKTVVEYGEAAFYGPKLDFMVKDALGRKWQLGTIQVDYNLPERFDLHYIGNDNEKHRPVMIHRAPFGSMERFIAILLENTAGDFPLWLSPDQFTILPISEKYVDYAKKVSQLLENHDISGLIDDRNEKTGKKIRDAELKKIPFMLVVGENEEKDGTISVRRRGEGDLGAMSIEDFVAYFKKEAAI
- the rpmI gene encoding 50S ribosomal protein L35, with protein sequence MPKLKTKSGAKKRFALTGTGKIKRKNAYKSHILTKKETKQKRNLTSTSYVAKVDEKSVQRQLAIK
- the infC gene encoding translation initiation factor IF-3, which translates into the protein MINDKIRVRELRLVGDNVEPGIYPIDKARQIAAEQELDLVVISDKAEPFIARVLEYKKFLYEQKKKQKELKAKQVKVVVKEIRFGPQTDDHDYEFKKKHAEKFLEEGSKLKTYVFFKGRSIIFKDQGEILLLKLAQELEHVGKVDQLPKLEGKRMIMMMSPKKPAK
- the rplT gene encoding 50S ribosomal protein L20, with translation MPRSVNSVASRARRKKVLKQAKGFFGRRKNVWTVAKNAVEKAMQYAYRGRKEKKRNFRSLWITRINAGARVHGMSYSQFMGALKKNNIELNRKVLADLAMNHPEAFKAVVDQVK
- the leuC gene encoding 3-isopropylmalate dehydratase large subunit, giving the protein MNNDKKTLFDKVWDAHVVETIPDGPQIIYIDKHLIHEVTSPQAFAELESRNLEIFRPTQIVATADHNVPTLDQDQPIRDESSRNQIEQLTQNCRKNNIELYGLGHQYQGIVHIIAPELGVTQPGMSIVCGDSHTSTHGAFGSIAFGIGTSQVAQVFASQCLLLNKPKSMRVNVNGKLNKDVQPKDVILYVISKIGTDGGTGYFCEYAGNVFEEMSMEGRMTVCNMSIEMGARGGMIAPDETTFNYVKGRTFAPKGEEWEEKVEYWKTLKTDDEATFDAEFSFDAADIYPMITYGTNPGMGISINQNIPTPQNESEEKALKYMGLHAGQSVSDIKVNFVFIGSCTNARIEDFRSAANYIKGKSKSEHVQALIVPGSQQVVKQIFEEGLDKIFNEAGFQIRQPGCSACLAMNDDKIPEGEYCVSTSNRNFEGRQGQGARTILASPLTAAKVAIEGRIAVLENYN
- a CDS encoding 2-isopropylmalate synthase; the encoded protein is MNSEKIEIFDTTLRDGEQVPGCKLNTEQKLVIAEQLDELGVDVIEAGFPISSPGDFHSVSEISKLVRNARVCGLTRANQKDIDTAAEALKFAKRPRIHTGIGTSDSHIKFKFNSNREDIIERAVQAVKYAKTYVEDVEFYAEDAGRTDNDYLARVCEAVIKAGATVLNIPDTTGYCLPEEYGAKIKYLRENVTGIDKAILSCHCHNDLGLATANSISGAINGARQIECTINGLGERAGNTALEEVVMVIKQHNHLKLHTDINSKMLNQMSVLVSDLMGMAVQPNKAIVGANAFAHSSGIHQDGVIKNRETYEIIDPAEVGVNASSIILTARSGRSALAYRFKHIGFDVTKNELDFLYQEFLKVADDKKEVNNDDLSMIIENVTRKIG